The Kogia breviceps isolate mKogBre1 chromosome 4, mKogBre1 haplotype 1, whole genome shotgun sequence genome window below encodes:
- the FGF1 gene encoding fibroblast growth factor 1 isoform X2: protein MAEGEITTFTALTEKFNLPPGNYKKPKLLYCTNGGHFLRILPDGTVDGTRDRSDQHTDTQ from the coding sequence ATGGCTGAAGGGGAAATCACAACCTTCACAGCCCTGACGGAGAAGTTTAATCTGCCTCCAGGGAATTACAAGAAGCCCAAACTCCTCTACTGTACCAACGGGGGCCACTTCCTGAGGATCCTTCCAGATGGCACAGTGGATGGGACAAGGGACAGGAGTGACCAGCACA